Below is a genomic region from Coleofasciculus sp. FACHB-1120.
CTAAAAAAGACGAATTAGCTGTTAACACGGCGGCTAAATTAGTCGGAGCGCAATGGTGCTATTGTGAAGACAAAAGTGCCATTTTAATCAAGTTTGCTGCTGATGATCTGAAGCGGCGTTATGCAGCCGGAGAAAGGTATTTTATCAATGCTAACTTGAGAGATGCTTGGCTTTGTGAGTGCTTACTGAGCGAAGCTAACCTGAGTTGGGCAAAACTGAATTTAGCGAACTTAAGGGGAGCTAATTTAATTAAAGCAGACTTAAGTGCGGCAGATTTGAGTGAAGCTAATTTGAGCGAAGCAAATCTGAGCGCAGCCAACCTAACGAGAACGAATCTAGCGAAGGCGAACTTGTACCTGGCAGATTTACGAGGGGCAAATTTGAGTAAAGCTTTCTTGAGTGAAGCTAACCTCAGTGAAGCTGATTTAAGGGAAGTAAATTTAGAATTTGCCGACTTAAGAGGCGCAGATTTGAGTGGAACGAACCTGAGCGGGGTCAACTTGAAAAATGCCAAGGTAATTGAAGCAGATTTGGCGAGAGCAACCCTATCGAATGATTGAATTTGAGTAGTATGGATACATTATTAAGCATTGCGATTGGCATTGGTTTGAGTGCGGCTTGTGGCTTTCGGATTTTTGTCCCGCCGCTAGTGATGAGCATGGCAGCACTTTTTGGACATTTGCCACTGGCACCGAATTTTGAGTGGATAGGAACTTATCCGGCGTTGGTGACATTTGCAGTAGCGACTTGTGTTGAAATTGCCGCTTATTACATTCCCTGGATAGATAATTTGC
It encodes:
- a CDS encoding pentapeptide repeat-containing protein; amino-acid sequence: MKDLIRNLLSFSSNLISSSGDRIRQDMLLFDSLYAAQEIAFILGGEWDGCNGVVLPKKDELAVNTAAKLVGAQWCYCEDKSAILIKFAADDLKRRYAAGERYFINANLRDAWLCECLLSEANLSWAKLNLANLRGANLIKADLSAADLSEANLSEANLSAANLTRTNLAKANLYLADLRGANLSKAFLSEANLSEADLREVNLEFADLRGADLSGTNLSGVNLKNAKVIEADLARATLSND